From a single Paraburkholderia youngii genomic region:
- a CDS encoding glycosyl hydrolase translates to MDVNCNLWSGDQTALNECSKDLDLIAGLGVGTVRLGVSWDFMTLADGSTLDPNKVAFLKGLLNAARTRGMKILFEVGMYAPSSAYQCSATQNPPSGSSPRLDFCDATFTKYLGSLMDVVLPFTADIELFNETNWSFSASDPSYGDPNGISGYILNRSKTLYSETKQVLNTKSQSGYKTVLHTQGISYFYNSAYPNNGWLPPAGNQLIQATDYINAMGNNMKSASSPLNTTIDVVDVHPYFGSAEYDTLVQAFVTTVSNLVSSGAKPIWLTETNNGTNGTDAGQTAAFNQLKILMNNGSVAKAFWYVVRNGDPSNGEGDGYSIYDYNRNLIRPQLAAAIQAYTATIPSSERFLSGSYLTPIQ, encoded by the coding sequence ATGGACGTGAACTGCAATCTCTGGAGCGGGGATCAGACGGCGCTCAACGAATGCTCAAAAGACCTGGATCTGATTGCCGGATTGGGCGTCGGTACGGTTCGCCTCGGTGTTTCGTGGGACTTCATGACCCTGGCCGACGGCAGCACGCTGGACCCCAATAAGGTGGCCTTTCTGAAGGGGCTTCTGAACGCCGCACGCACGCGCGGCATGAAGATTCTTTTCGAGGTGGGCATGTACGCGCCGTCTAGCGCATACCAATGCTCGGCCACCCAGAATCCGCCGAGCGGATCGTCGCCGCGACTCGACTTCTGCGACGCAACGTTCACGAAGTATCTCGGCTCGCTGATGGACGTCGTTCTGCCCTTCACGGCTGATATCGAACTGTTCAATGAGACCAACTGGTCGTTCTCCGCTTCGGACCCGTCTTACGGCGATCCGAACGGTATCTCCGGCTACATTCTGAATCGCAGCAAGACGCTCTATTCGGAAACCAAGCAGGTCCTGAACACGAAGAGCCAGTCGGGCTACAAAACGGTTCTGCATACTCAGGGCATCTCGTACTTCTACAACTCGGCGTATCCGAATAACGGCTGGCTACCGCCCGCAGGCAACCAACTGATCCAGGCGACCGACTACATCAATGCCATGGGCAACAACATGAAGAGTGCTTCCAGCCCGTTGAACACCACGATCGACGTCGTCGACGTTCACCCGTACTTCGGCAGCGCCGAGTACGACACGCTGGTGCAGGCATTCGTGACTACCGTGTCGAACCTCGTGAGCAGCGGTGCGAAGCCGATCTGGCTGACCGAGACCAACAATGGCACCAACGGTACGGACGCCGGACAAACGGCCGCGTTCAATCAGTTGAAGATTCTGATGAACAACGGTTCGGTGGCAAAGGCGTTCTGGTATGTCGTGCGTAACGGTGATCCGAGCAATGGCGAGGGCGACGGCTACTCGATCTACGACTACAACCGTAACCTGATTCGCCCGCAGCTTGCAGCCGCGATTCAGGCCTACACGGCAACCATTCCGAGTTCGGAACGTTTCCTGTCGGGTTCTTATCTGACTCCGATCCAGTAA
- a CDS encoding SCO family protein has protein sequence MFHQHAPSRAALRARAPVRNPSRRALLRGVSAAALAGISFPLYAQHASVGLVTPPIRLDDYWVIDQSGQKQLLTDLLHRKVTALQTIYTGCSSVCPLQGALFSTVQQRISQLQHRYPVQLVSIGIDPLSDSPPALHAWLKRFQAGPEWRAATPTLQDVDRMRTALSGSTLPLGNIADHSTQIYCFDANGMLRWRSDDLPRADQVCEVLGALGRV, from the coding sequence ATGTTTCATCAACACGCGCCGAGTCGCGCGGCGTTGCGCGCGCGCGCGCCGGTCCGAAACCCGAGTCGTCGTGCGCTGCTGCGTGGCGTATCGGCGGCGGCGTTAGCCGGCATTTCCTTTCCGCTATATGCGCAGCACGCAAGCGTGGGACTCGTCACGCCGCCTATTCGTCTCGACGACTACTGGGTGATCGATCAAAGCGGCCAGAAGCAGCTGCTAACCGACCTGTTGCATCGGAAAGTAACTGCGTTGCAGACGATTTACACAGGATGCAGTTCAGTTTGTCCTTTGCAAGGTGCGCTGTTCAGCACCGTTCAGCAACGGATATCGCAGTTGCAGCATCGCTATCCCGTTCAGTTGGTGTCGATTGGAATCGATCCGCTTTCCGACTCGCCGCCCGCGCTGCACGCATGGCTCAAGCGCTTCCAGGCCGGACCCGAATGGCGGGCGGCCACGCCGACGTTGCAGGACGTCGATCGGATGCGCACAGCGCTTTCGGGCAGCACCTTGCCACTCGGCAACATTGCCGATCACTCGACCCAAATCTACTGCTTCGACGCTAACGGAATGTTGCGCTGGCGAAGCGATGACCTGCCCCGCGCGGATCAAGTTTGCGAGGTACTGGGCGCATTAGGGCGTGTGTAA
- a CDS encoding RICIN domain-containing protein yields the protein MSQTRSRRITSQLFGKCVKALLLIAFLPVLSMFSATADAQTSSTITINGTSLCADVSAISTTPGASVIEWTCNGQNNELWTVTQNNGLYQFVNVNSNLCLDIYGVSTDAGAGADQWNCNGQPNQSFQLIPQGGGFAIVASQSNLCLAIAGLTAQGSQITQQPCSGGPLQTWQISGMTAKTLPAKWTTPYNLSIVPAAAANLPDGTVVLWSADQKLNFTAGEVTPGNTYTAIFNPTTGTSKQVYVTNTGHDMFCPGIVNLPDGRIYVTGGSSSDETSFYTPSTGQWSSGPLMKIARAYQGSVTLSNGNVFQVGGSWNGGEGGKTGETWSPSTGWQVNSAILADYILTNDAAGIFRSDNHAWLFAVANGRVFHAGPSVAMHWFDTAGAGNVTPAGNRGSDTDAMNGNAVMYDIGKILAVGGATSYEYANATANATLIDISSGTAVTQTLTPMNYRRAFNTSVVLPNGQVVVLGGEAYPVTFSDDTSVLAPELWDPTTKTFSVLPPQAVPRNYHSIGLLLPDGRVLSGGGGLCGSCSTNHTNLEILTPPYLLNADGSAATRPTLTAAPTTAQLGTSIAVTGSSGITAFALMRMSSSTHAVNNEQRRVPVTFTVGTAGEYLINIPSDPGVVVPGYYMLFGLNAKGVPSVSRTVQIQ from the coding sequence ATGTCACAAACAAGATCGCGTAGGATCACCTCGCAATTATTCGGCAAGTGCGTGAAAGCATTGCTGCTAATTGCATTCTTGCCGGTGCTTTCAATGTTCTCCGCGACGGCGGACGCGCAGACATCGAGCACGATCACCATTAACGGCACGAGCTTGTGCGCCGATGTGAGCGCCATATCGACAACGCCTGGCGCCTCGGTCATCGAGTGGACCTGCAATGGTCAGAATAACGAGCTTTGGACAGTGACGCAGAACAACGGGCTTTATCAGTTCGTCAACGTCAACAGCAATCTTTGCCTCGACATCTATGGGGTAAGCACGGACGCGGGTGCTGGGGCGGACCAGTGGAACTGCAACGGCCAGCCGAATCAAAGCTTTCAGCTGATACCGCAAGGTGGCGGCTTTGCAATCGTTGCGTCGCAGAGTAACTTGTGTCTGGCGATTGCGGGTCTCACCGCGCAGGGCTCGCAGATCACGCAGCAGCCTTGCAGCGGCGGCCCGCTGCAGACGTGGCAGATCAGCGGCATGACCGCGAAAACATTGCCGGCGAAGTGGACGACACCCTATAACCTGTCGATCGTGCCGGCTGCTGCGGCGAATCTCCCCGATGGAACGGTGGTACTGTGGTCCGCTGACCAGAAGCTGAACTTTACGGCTGGCGAAGTCACCCCCGGCAACACGTACACCGCAATCTTCAACCCGACGACCGGCACCAGCAAACAGGTCTATGTGACGAATACCGGCCACGATATGTTCTGTCCTGGCATCGTCAATCTTCCGGATGGTCGTATTTACGTCACCGGTGGTTCGAGCAGCGACGAGACGAGCTTCTACACGCCTTCCACTGGACAATGGTCGTCAGGTCCTCTAATGAAGATTGCGCGCGCCTATCAGGGCAGCGTAACGTTGAGCAATGGCAACGTATTCCAGGTGGGTGGTTCGTGGAACGGAGGCGAAGGCGGCAAGACCGGCGAAACCTGGTCACCGAGTACGGGTTGGCAAGTCAACAGCGCCATTCTCGCCGACTACATCCTCACGAATGACGCGGCTGGCATTTTCCGCTCCGACAATCATGCATGGCTATTTGCGGTGGCAAATGGGCGAGTCTTCCACGCCGGTCCGAGCGTTGCCATGCACTGGTTCGATACCGCCGGCGCGGGCAACGTGACGCCTGCCGGCAACCGGGGCAGCGATACCGATGCGATGAACGGCAACGCCGTTATGTACGATATTGGCAAGATCCTGGCTGTAGGCGGTGCGACGAGCTACGAGTATGCCAATGCGACTGCGAACGCCACGCTAATCGACATCAGTAGCGGCACCGCGGTGACGCAAACGCTTACGCCGATGAATTACCGCCGCGCCTTTAACACCAGCGTGGTCTTGCCGAACGGTCAGGTGGTGGTCTTAGGTGGAGAGGCGTACCCGGTAACGTTTTCGGACGACACCTCCGTGCTGGCGCCAGAGTTGTGGGACCCTACCACCAAGACTTTCTCGGTGCTCCCGCCGCAAGCCGTGCCGCGTAACTATCACAGCATCGGACTGCTGTTGCCGGACGGTCGCGTACTGAGCGGCGGCGGTGGACTGTGCGGAAGTTGCTCGACAAATCACACGAACCTCGAAATACTGACCCCGCCGTACCTGCTGAACGCGGACGGCTCGGCGGCAACCCGACCGACCCTCACAGCCGCGCCGACCACAGCACAGCTCGGGACATCGATCGCCGTAACGGGCAGCAGTGGCATCACGGCCTTTGCGTTGATGCGCATGTCTTCGTCGACCCACGCGGTCAACAACGAGCAGCGTCGGGTACCCGTGACTTTCACGGTAGGAACGGCGGGTGAATATCTGATCAATATTCCTTCCGATCCGGGTGTCGTGGTGCCCGGCTACTACATGCTGTTTGGCCTGAACGCGAAGGGCGTGCCGAGCGTTTCGCGCACGGTGCAGATCCAGTGA
- a CDS encoding polysaccharide biosynthesis tyrosine autokinase, translating into MNQNSLLTNAAVVRNNDVSLSRYFDVLMANRWLVGGIAGSVLALGVAYAFIAPSVYQADILVQVEDSIPTNNSRSPLGDVSSMFDVKTEATAEMEIIQSRMVVGKAVDDLHLDISAKPKRFPLIGDWLGRQAKSLSSPGLFGFGGYAWGNESVKVSSFNVPEAFEGEKFVLTVLEDGRYRLEQSDLSEPVEGRVGATLDTTLPEGAITLRVDALNARPGTQFILERQSREKTVENLQNRLTVSQKGKDSGIIGASLTGSERMLTASTLAEIGNAYVDQNLKRKAAEAERSLEFLSAQLPQLKSDLERAEGRYNDMRNRMGVFNLSEQGKAYLDQSVATQRSLLELKQKRAEMSAIYAPGHPAIQALDQQIGMLGSRIGSLSQQEQALPELEQNAVRLTRDMNVNNELYVGMLNNMQQLKLVRAGKVGTARLIDNPVVPKDPIKPNKLLVIIYAALGGLILGAGAAFARTALYRGVTDAQEIEEQTGLNVYATVPLSQAKVARIGKAPKLPADGKFLLASEFPRDPSIESLRRLRTALHFAMLESESGDNRVLLTGPTEQVGKSFLSANLAAVVAAAGKRVLLIDADLRKGHLEQYFGLDSTPGLADYLTSEVTSEAVIMRDVRPGLDFVARGAIPENPAELLVGERMQQFLAKTSDYDIVLIDTPPVLAVSDATALADSCGTVLLVTRFETTSIAQVQEATAQLKQANARVKGVIFNGIDTDVYRYSLGARAGLYRNASYLDALPASGETKKN; encoded by the coding sequence ATGAACCAGAACTCTCTCCTTACGAATGCCGCTGTGGTTCGCAATAACGATGTGAGTCTCTCACGTTATTTCGACGTACTGATGGCCAACCGCTGGCTGGTCGGTGGAATCGCCGGCAGCGTGCTCGCCCTGGGCGTGGCGTACGCGTTTATCGCGCCGTCGGTGTACCAGGCCGATATTCTCGTGCAGGTGGAAGACAGCATCCCGACCAACAATTCAAGGAGTCCTCTGGGCGACGTCTCGAGCATGTTCGACGTCAAGACAGAGGCGACGGCCGAGATGGAAATCATTCAGTCGAGAATGGTGGTCGGCAAGGCCGTCGACGATCTGCACCTCGATATCAGCGCAAAGCCAAAGCGCTTTCCGTTGATCGGCGACTGGCTGGGGCGGCAGGCCAAAAGTCTTTCCTCGCCTGGTCTGTTTGGATTTGGCGGATATGCGTGGGGCAACGAATCGGTCAAGGTGTCCAGCTTCAACGTTCCGGAAGCATTCGAAGGCGAGAAGTTCGTGCTGACCGTTCTGGAGGACGGGCGCTACCGGCTGGAGCAGTCGGATCTGAGCGAGCCGGTCGAGGGCCGCGTGGGCGCAACGCTCGACACGACACTGCCTGAAGGGGCGATCACGCTGCGGGTCGATGCGCTGAACGCGAGGCCGGGCACGCAGTTCATTCTGGAGAGGCAGTCGCGCGAAAAGACGGTGGAGAACCTGCAGAACAGGCTGACCGTGTCGCAGAAGGGCAAGGACAGCGGCATCATCGGCGCGTCGCTGACGGGCTCCGAGCGGATGCTGACGGCCAGCACGCTTGCCGAAATCGGCAATGCGTATGTCGACCAGAATCTGAAGCGCAAGGCGGCGGAAGCCGAGAGGTCGCTGGAGTTCCTGAGCGCACAGCTGCCGCAGCTCAAGAGCGACCTGGAGCGCGCCGAGGGGCGCTATAACGACATGCGCAACCGCATGGGCGTGTTCAACCTCAGTGAGCAGGGCAAGGCCTATCTGGATCAGAGCGTGGCCACGCAGCGCAGCCTGCTGGAACTGAAGCAGAAGCGCGCGGAAATGAGCGCGATCTACGCGCCGGGTCACCCGGCGATCCAGGCGCTCGACCAGCAGATTGGCATGCTGGGCAGCAGAATCGGCAGCCTGTCGCAGCAGGAACAGGCGCTGCCGGAGCTGGAGCAGAATGCGGTACGCCTGACCCGTGACATGAACGTGAACAACGAGCTTTATGTCGGCATGTTGAACAACATGCAACAGCTGAAGCTGGTTCGCGCGGGCAAGGTGGGGACGGCGCGGCTGATCGATAACCCGGTGGTGCCGAAAGACCCGATCAAGCCGAACAAACTGCTGGTGATCATCTATGCGGCGTTGGGCGGCCTGATTCTGGGTGCGGGTGCGGCGTTCGCGCGTACGGCGCTCTATCGGGGCGTGACCGACGCGCAGGAGATCGAGGAGCAGACGGGCCTGAACGTGTACGCGACCGTGCCGCTGTCGCAGGCGAAAGTCGCGCGCATCGGCAAGGCGCCGAAGCTGCCCGCTGACGGGAAGTTCCTGCTGGCGAGCGAGTTTCCGCGCGACCCGTCGATTGAAAGCCTGCGCCGGCTCAGAACCGCGCTGCATTTTGCAATGCTTGAATCGGAGTCGGGCGACAATCGCGTGCTGCTGACGGGGCCGACCGAACAGGTGGGCAAGTCGTTCCTCTCCGCGAATCTGGCGGCGGTCGTCGCGGCGGCCGGCAAGCGGGTGTTGCTGATCGACGCGGACCTGCGCAAAGGCCATCTGGAGCAGTACTTTGGGCTCGACTCGACACCGGGGCTGGCGGACTATCTGACGTCGGAGGTGACGTCCGAGGCGGTGATCATGCGTGACGTGCGCCCGGGCCTCGACTTCGTTGCGCGCGGCGCGATCCCGGAGAACCCGGCCGAGCTGCTGGTGGGCGAGCGCATGCAGCAGTTCCTCGCGAAGACGAGCGACTACGATATCGTGCTGATCGACACACCGCCCGTCCTGGCCGTATCCGACGCGACCGCGCTCGCGGATAGCTGCGGCACCGTGCTGCTGGTGACGCGCTTCGAGACGACTTCCATCGCGCAGGTGCAGGAGGCGACCGCCCAGCTCAAGCAGGCGAATGCCCGGGTGAAGGGTGTGATCTTCAACGGGATCGATACGGACGTCTATCGCTACAGTCTGGGTGCGCGCGCCGGCCTCTATCGCAATGCTTCCTATCTCGACGCACTGCCTGCCAGTGGAGAGACAAAGAAGAACTAA
- a CDS encoding glycosyl hydrolase: protein MKPNFIFLFAALTLLCGQPMSAFAKNGHAKTMDAATANAQRLAALQPPPTGSGNDRFAMDVNCNLWSADQKALSECSKDLDLIAGLGVGTVRLGVSWDFMTLADGSTLDPNKVTFLKALLNAARTRGMKILFLVGMYAPSSAYQCPATQNPPSASSARLDFCDAAFTKYFGALMDVALPFTADIELFNETNWSFSASDPSYGDPHGIYGYILDRSKTLYSEAKQILNLKRQSGYKTVLHTQGISYFYNSTYPNNGWQPPAGNELIQATDYIKAMGNNSKSPASPLNTTIDVVDVHPYFSSADYHLLMQSFNTTVSNLVASGSKPIWITETNNGKSRTDAGQLAAFNQLKVLMDNGSVAKAFWYVVRNGDPSNGEGDGYSIYDYNRNLICPQLAAAIRAYTATIPRAQRFLSAPYLTPVK, encoded by the coding sequence ATGAAACCCAATTTCATCTTCTTGTTCGCCGCCTTAACACTTTTGTGTGGGCAGCCAATGTCGGCCTTCGCGAAGAATGGTCATGCCAAAACAATGGACGCGGCTACCGCCAATGCTCAGCGGCTCGCGGCGCTGCAGCCGCCGCCCACCGGAAGCGGAAACGACCGTTTTGCAATGGACGTGAACTGCAATCTGTGGAGTGCGGATCAGAAGGCGCTGAGCGAATGCTCGAAGGACCTGGATCTGATTGCCGGTTTAGGCGTCGGTACGGTTCGCCTCGGTGTTTCATGGGACTTCATGACGCTGGCCGACGGCAGCACGCTGGACCCCAATAAGGTGACGTTTCTGAAGGCGCTTCTGAACGCCGCGCGCACGCGCGGTATGAAGATTCTTTTCCTGGTGGGCATGTACGCGCCGTCTAGCGCATACCAATGCCCGGCTACCCAGAATCCGCCGAGCGCATCCTCAGCGCGACTCGACTTCTGCGACGCGGCGTTCACGAAGTATTTCGGCGCGCTGATGGACGTCGCGTTGCCGTTTACGGCTGACATCGAACTGTTCAATGAAACCAACTGGTCGTTCTCCGCCTCGGACCCGTCTTACGGTGATCCGCACGGTATCTACGGCTACATTCTGGATCGCAGCAAGACGCTCTATTCGGAAGCCAAACAGATCCTGAACTTGAAAAGGCAGTCGGGCTACAAGACGGTTCTGCACACTCAGGGCATCTCCTACTTCTACAACTCGACGTACCCGAATAACGGCTGGCAGCCGCCCGCAGGCAACGAGCTGATCCAGGCGACCGACTACATCAAGGCAATGGGCAACAACTCGAAGAGCCCGGCCAGCCCGTTGAACACCACGATCGATGTCGTCGACGTTCACCCGTACTTCAGCAGCGCCGACTACCACTTGCTGATGCAGTCGTTCAACACAACCGTGTCGAATCTGGTTGCCAGCGGTTCCAAGCCGATCTGGATTACGGAAACCAACAACGGTAAGAGCCGCACCGACGCCGGGCAACTCGCGGCATTCAACCAGTTGAAAGTTTTGATGGACAACGGTTCGGTGGCAAAGGCGTTCTGGTATGTGGTGCGTAACGGCGACCCGAGTAACGGAGAAGGCGACGGCTATTCGATCTACGATTACAACCGTAACCTGATTTGTCCGCAGCTTGCGGCCGCCATTCGCGCATACACCGCGACGATCCCGCGAGCGCAGCGATTCCTGTCGGCCCCCTACCTGACGCCAGTCAAGTGA
- a CDS encoding glycosyltransferase, with amino-acid sequence MRVVHVIESTATGTLAVVSTLATRLAKEGHEVYVIYSEREETPKNLRAMFHSDVVLQHLQMKGPSLAHIMSVLRQQLIRLNPDIVHMHSSFAGFLGRMATLFALPSTALLYSPHCISFVRRDIGRLKRYCFAALEWLACLKSCTYVGCSESECAAIRRYLRRDAVLVENAIDRAVGAQGDTRLRSAEKVGSTKRRIIATVGGIRVQKNPQLFAEIARSFDRDDVEFVWIGDGDACLRRTLKDAGVRVTGWLTRADVIETVVQADIYLSTASWEGMPVSLIEAMTLGTPVVASDCPGNIDTIRHNSTGVLYRTAAEATSLIQEMLTDEKFREGLSRRAQEEARNRFSEDRFFNNIELLYSTQLRSIREGRAVLSE; translated from the coding sequence ATGAGAGTGGTCCACGTAATTGAATCGACTGCCACAGGAACGCTTGCAGTTGTGAGCACGCTTGCGACGCGGCTCGCCAAGGAAGGTCACGAGGTTTATGTGATCTATTCCGAGCGCGAGGAAACGCCGAAGAACTTGCGCGCAATGTTTCACTCTGATGTCGTCCTGCAGCATCTGCAGATGAAAGGACCATCATTGGCGCACATCATGTCCGTGTTGCGCCAGCAACTCATCCGATTGAACCCGGACATTGTCCATATGCATTCGTCGTTCGCGGGTTTCCTTGGACGAATGGCGACCTTGTTTGCGTTGCCGTCAACGGCGCTTTTATATAGCCCCCATTGCATCTCCTTTGTACGGCGGGACATTGGCAGGTTGAAGCGATACTGTTTCGCCGCCTTGGAGTGGCTTGCATGTTTGAAGAGCTGCACATATGTCGGCTGCTCTGAGAGCGAATGCGCGGCGATCCGCCGCTATCTTCGGCGGGATGCAGTACTGGTCGAGAATGCGATCGATCGGGCTGTCGGTGCACAGGGCGACACTCGTCTGAGAAGCGCTGAAAAAGTCGGGTCGACGAAACGGCGAATCATTGCGACTGTCGGCGGCATTCGTGTGCAAAAGAATCCGCAACTATTCGCGGAGATTGCACGATCGTTTGATCGGGACGACGTGGAATTTGTATGGATCGGCGACGGCGACGCATGTCTCCGGAGGACGCTCAAGGACGCTGGTGTGCGTGTGACCGGTTGGCTTACGCGTGCTGACGTGATCGAAACTGTCGTGCAAGCGGATATCTATTTGTCGACAGCTTCCTGGGAGGGGATGCCCGTCTCCCTGATCGAGGCAATGACGCTCGGCACACCCGTTGTGGCGTCGGATTGTCCGGGCAATATAGATACCATTCGCCACAATTCGACAGGCGTCCTTTATCGGACGGCTGCGGAAGCGACATCGCTGATCCAGGAGATGCTAACCGACGAGAAATTTCGTGAAGGTTTGTCCCGCCGGGCGCAGGAAGAGGCGCGAAACCGATTCAGTGAAGATCGCTTCTTCAACAACATCGAGCTGCTTTATTCGACCCAACTGCGGAGCATTCGCGAGGGCCGTGCGGTGCTGAGCGAGTAA
- a CDS encoding glycosyltransferase, producing MQIFILHPGKANYPEIDAYTKYFAGNDCKVTSGTLDDYKKVKNPEEYILWCIMGFYPRTPAAKYVIHDYRSLSVGRNSALKDTIKKTLQPRPNLRIFQNDSMSEVMGFRDEVDTVFLPMGVPDWIFTADADRNRPLPTGTYCYLGEITRERGFVGFIRNFLAARRDSDTLVLVGPVEKEISDAYLQSPGVLFTGRLPQRDALAVVRNCEIAISTIPYKRPYDVQTPTKLLEYAALGKRIICNDSPSNLNAAAKFGIQCKITGPDVFSSICNFHGDMVPKNDPSTLLHLRWTNIIAASGVERYLARI from the coding sequence ATGCAAATATTCATTCTTCATCCCGGCAAGGCGAACTATCCGGAGATAGACGCTTACACGAAGTATTTTGCCGGAAATGACTGTAAGGTGACGTCAGGAACGCTCGATGATTACAAAAAAGTCAAGAACCCTGAGGAATACATTCTCTGGTGCATCATGGGTTTTTACCCTAGGACTCCTGCCGCGAAATACGTGATCCACGACTATCGCTCGCTGTCGGTCGGGCGTAACAGCGCGCTAAAGGACACCATCAAGAAAACGTTACAACCGCGGCCCAATCTTCGAATCTTTCAGAACGATTCGATGAGCGAGGTGATGGGTTTCCGGGACGAAGTGGACACCGTTTTTCTGCCAATGGGCGTGCCAGACTGGATTTTTACCGCAGATGCTGACCGCAACCGGCCGCTTCCGACGGGCACATATTGCTATCTGGGCGAGATAACGCGAGAACGCGGCTTTGTCGGCTTCATCAGGAACTTTCTGGCCGCCAGGCGCGACTCGGATACCCTCGTTCTGGTTGGGCCTGTTGAAAAGGAAATCTCCGACGCATATCTTCAATCGCCCGGCGTCCTGTTCACGGGACGTCTTCCGCAACGCGATGCCCTGGCGGTGGTTCGCAATTGCGAGATCGCTATTTCAACCATCCCCTACAAGCGTCCGTATGACGTGCAGACGCCGACCAAGCTTCTGGAATATGCCGCACTCGGCAAGAGAATCATCTGCAATGACTCTCCGTCGAATCTGAACGCCGCCGCAAAGTTTGGAATTCAATGCAAAATAACGGGCCCAGACGTATTCTCTAGCATCTGCAATTTCCATGGCGATATGGTACCGAAAAACGATCCGTCTACACTGTTGCATTTGCGGTGGACAAATATAATCGCCGCCTCGGGCGTGGAGCGTTATCTCGCGAGGATCTAA
- a CDS encoding glycosyltransferase: protein MRKIFITSPGNANYPEITAYQNYFKARGVEVVVGTISEYRALENKRNFVLWEIMGFYPNRFESDFVIHDYRSLSVGGWPAMKDVAKRYFNCQPNLRIFQNKRQQEIMGFGHGVPSVILPMGVPNWIFEVQGGGQSEKKADFCYIGEMSVERGFDRVLEAFINKFQKRDTSLLLVGKPDPRIYERFSNAKNIIFTGPLPQRDALKHVAESEVAVCYFPYHRPHCYQTPTKLLEYAALGKKIVCNDSPSNIRCCEEMGIHSVITTANIFDGIDEDAARSATANRRTDFADLIWDRVIEQSNVAAFLPKDIKLTNA, encoded by the coding sequence ATGCGTAAAATCTTCATCACGTCTCCCGGTAACGCAAATTATCCGGAAATTACTGCCTATCAAAACTATTTTAAGGCTCGCGGCGTGGAGGTGGTGGTCGGAACGATAAGCGAGTACCGTGCGCTGGAAAACAAGCGGAATTTCGTGTTGTGGGAAATCATGGGCTTTTATCCGAATCGGTTTGAATCCGACTTCGTCATCCACGACTACCGTTCTCTGTCCGTTGGCGGCTGGCCGGCGATGAAAGACGTCGCGAAGCGGTACTTCAATTGCCAGCCGAATCTGCGGATCTTTCAAAACAAACGGCAACAGGAGATCATGGGTTTCGGCCACGGCGTCCCCAGTGTCATCCTTCCTATGGGCGTGCCGAACTGGATCTTCGAGGTGCAGGGTGGCGGTCAGAGCGAAAAGAAGGCTGATTTCTGCTATATCGGCGAAATGAGCGTCGAGCGGGGCTTCGATCGCGTGCTGGAAGCGTTTATCAACAAGTTCCAGAAGCGCGACACCTCCCTCCTCCTGGTGGGAAAACCGGACCCGCGCATCTATGAAAGATTCTCGAATGCGAAAAATATCATTTTCACTGGGCCGTTGCCGCAGCGTGATGCGCTGAAGCACGTGGCCGAATCCGAAGTTGCGGTGTGCTATTTCCCCTATCACAGGCCGCATTGCTATCAAACGCCGACCAAGCTGCTCGAGTATGCCGCGCTCGGCAAGAAAATCGTCTGTAACGACTCGCCGTCCAATATCAGATGCTGTGAAGAGATGGGCATCCACAGCGTGATCACGACGGCGAACATATTTGACGGAATCGATGAAGACGCCGCGCGCAGTGCGACAGCGAATCGCCGGACGGACTTTGCGGATCTCATCTGGGACCGAGTGATAGAGCAATCCAACGTCGCGGCGTTTCTGCCAAAGGATATCAAGCTAACCAACGCTTGA